The following are encoded in a window of Ictalurus punctatus breed USDA103 chromosome 13, Coco_2.0, whole genome shotgun sequence genomic DNA:
- the wbp2 gene encoding WW domain-binding protein 2, whose translation MTLNQNHSEAGGVIVNNSESVLMSYENVELMFSDADCLPDLFRKSRKGSIYLTPYRMIFVTKGKESLQSFMMPFYLTKGCEVKQPVLGANYIKGTVSAEPGGGWEGSATFKLIFASGGAIEFGQYMLQVAAQASRGQPVTPDFSCPYMANGTYAYPPPAPANGIYSTGPPPPGYSYPAPPPPGAFYPNPPGFDGAAAYVPPPPYSASMAQAPLDPDLPRTPAAEAKAAEAAASANTAPRAPTRFYLPEDKPPPYSPPEDKKNQ comes from the exons TGTCTTGATGTCCTATGAGAATGTAGAGCTGATGTTCAGCGATGCAGACTGCTTGCCAGACCTGTTTAGGAAGAGCAGGAAAGGGAGCATCTATCTCACACCATACAGG atGATCTTTGTAACAAAGGGGAAAGAGTCTTTGCAGTCATTCATGATGCCGTTCTACCTGACGAAGGGCTGTGAGGTCAAACAACCTGTGCTTGGAGCCAACTATATCAAGGGCACTGTCAGTGCTGAACCAGGAG GTGGTTGGGAGGGTTCTGCAACCTTCAAACTCATCTTTGCCTCTGGTGGAGCTATTGAGTTTGGACAGTACATGTTGCAGGTGGCTGCTCAGG CCTCCAGGGGGCAGCCCGTGACCCCTGATTTTAGCTGTCCATACATGGCTAATGGCACGTATGCCTACCCACCTCCCGCTCCAGCTAATGGCATCTACTCCACTGGACCACCTCCTCCTGGCTATTCATACCCTGCTCCTCCACCTCCAG GTGCATTCTATCCCAATCCCCCGGGTTTTGATGGCGCTGCAGCCTACGTGCCCCCCCCACCTTACTCCGCCTCAATGGCCCAAGCCCCTCTAGACCCTGACCTTCCACGTACACCTGCAG cGGAGGCTAAAGCAGCAGAGGCAGCAGCCAGTGCAAACACTGCCCCTCGTGCTCCTACTCGCTTTTACCTGCCAGAG GACAAGCCACCACCTTACTCACCTCCTGAAGACAAGAAGAACCAGTAA
- the trim65 gene encoding tripartite motif-containing protein 65 has product MEEHSLTCTICLDRFQYPVTIPCGHTFCKKCISTHWDQMEQDGPQNTSFNCPVCKETFSPRPNLNRNVSLSVLSEVAANSTAERSAGAACSMDRVEDVSEELCPRHQKPLIYYCRKDCMCVCCVCSLKECKDHDKVLVEEERCNREEALKKKSMEIGKCMEDTEKNILLLSENIAKAKVSLQQTSQWVCAKFSQLLKVLMEKQEVTQSFLEQQQASTVSQAESRLSNLQEKLKQLGELQEQISSLCAVPDRQLIQDSRLVEVPQMGSVPVDVSVNLQEKLSPVTDVLSRISKLVCEDLDKAVYAAVSHIKEGSPQDKRPMLAVVPSPATPPYPAGKQGLIQYRCSLTFDPRTANGHLMLSQNNQRAEHLTSGPHQVPAHEARFDYTWQVLCFENFTHGRHYWELEVSKPWAYVGVTYPSILRKEKGRTSMLGMNELSWSLELNERQLTAWHGSHGEPVKGELQLNKRPLRIGMLLDYEEGTLAYYGENQVRLHAFHCIFSHELYPACWIGEGVSVTLCPV; this is encoded by the exons ATGGAGGAGCACAGTCTGACCTGCACCATCTGCTTGGACCGTTTCCAATACCCAGTGACTATCCCTTGTGGCCACACCTTCTGCAAGAAATGCATATCCACACACTGGGATCAGATGGAGCAAGATGGACCTCAGAATACATCATTCAACTGCCCAGTTTGCAAAGAAACATTCTCCCCTAGACCCAATCTGAATCGGAACGTGTCCCTGTCCGTTTTGAGCGAAGTGGCTGCCAACAGCACAGCAGAGAGATCTGCAGGTGCGGCGTGTAGTATGGACCGAGTCGAAGACGTCTCCGAGGAGCTCTGTCCTCGCCATCAAAAGCCTCTTATTTACTACTGCAGGAaagattgtatgtgtgtgtgctgtgtgtgctcTTTGAAAGAGTGCAAAGACCATGACAAGGTGCTGGTGGAAGAGGAAAGGTGCAATCGTGAG GAGGCACTGAAGAAGAAAAGCATGGAGATTGGAAAGTGCATGGAGGATACAGAGAAGAACATTCTGCTACTCTCGGAAAATATCGCTAAAGCTAAG GTGTCGCTGCAGCAGACGTCTCAGTGGGTGTGCGCCAAGTTCTCACAGCTGCTGAAGGTGCTGAtggagaaacaggaagtgacgcAGAGTTTCCTGGAGCAGCAGCAGGCCAGCACGGTGTCTCAGGCCGAGTCTCGGCTCAGCAACCTGCAGGAGAAACTTAAGCAGCTCGGAGAGCTTCAGGAGCAGATCAGCAGCCTCTGTGCCGTCCCCGACCGCCAGCTCATTCAG gactccaggctggtggaggtccCTCAGATGGGTTCAGTTCCTGTAGACGTCAGTGTAAATCTTCAGGAGAAGCTGAGTCCGGTCACAGACGTCCTGTCTCGCATCTCAAAGCTGGTGTGTGAGGATCTGGATAAAGCTGTGTATGCAGCTGTGAGCCACATCAAAGAAG GATCTCCTCAAGACAAGAGACCAATGCTTGCTGTTGTGCCAAGTCCAGCCACTCCGCCTTATCCAGCAGGAAAGCAGGGCCTCattcaat ACCGTTGTTCGTTGACCTTTGACCCTCGCACAGCCAACGGTCACCTCATGCTTTCTCAGAACAACCAGCGAGCGGAGCACCTGACCTCAGGGCCTCATCAGGTGCCAGCTCACGAGGCGCGCTTCGATTATACCTGGCAGGTGTTGTGCTTTGAGAATTTCACACACGGTCGCCACTACTGGGAGCTGGAGGTGTCCAAACCGTGGGCGTACGTAGGCGTGACGTACCCGAGCATCCTACGCAAGGAGAAAGGCAGGACATCCATGCTGGGAATGAACGAGCTGTCATGGAGCCTGGAGCTGAACGAGCGCCAGCTCACGGCTTGGCACGGCAGTCACGGAGAGCCCGTGAAAGGTGAGCTGCAGTTAAACAAACGCCCTCTGCGTATCGGCATGCTGCTGGACTATGAGGAAGGCACTCTGGCTTATTACGGGGAGAACCAAGTGAGGTTGCACGCCTTCCACTGCATCTTTTCCCATGAGCTCTATCCTGCCTGCTGGATCGGAGAGGGGGTCAGCGTCACTCTCTGCCCAGTGTGA